One Brassica napus cultivar Da-Ae chromosome C4, Da-Ae, whole genome shotgun sequence genomic region harbors:
- the LOC106394488 gene encoding B3 domain-containing transcription factor NGA2-like — MERKSNDLERSENIESQNKKMNIEEESPVQETSSMEREHMFDKVVTPSDVGKLNRLVIPKQHAERYFPLDNNSSDNNKGLLLNFEDRIGILWSFRYSYWNSSQSYVITKGWSRFVKDKKLDAGDIVSFHRGSCNKDKLFIDWKRRPKIPDHQVVGAMFPRFYSYPYPQMQASYERHNLYHRYQRDIGIGYYVRSMDRYDPTAVIESVPVIMQRRAHMATMASSRREKRLRLFGVDMECGRGGRGGGASVNSTEEESSTSGGSISRGGVSMAGVGSLLQLRLVSSDGDDQSLVAMGAANEDHHLFTKKGKSSLSFDLDK, encoded by the coding sequence ATGGAGAGGAAGTCCAATGATCTTGAGAGATCTGAGAATATTGAATCTCAAAACAAGAAGATGAATATAGAAGAAGAGAGTCCTGTAcaagaaacttcttcgatggagAGAGAGCACATGTTTGACAAAGTAGTAACACCAAGCGACGTTGGGAAACTAAACCGGCTCGTGATCCCAAAGCAACACGCAGAGAGATACTTCCCTTTAGACAATAATTCCTCAGACAACAACAAAGGTTTGCTTCTAAACTTCGAAGATCGTATAGGAATCTTATGGAGTTTCCGTTACTCCTACTGGAACAGTAGCCAAAGTTATGTAATTACCAAAGGCTGGAGCCGTTTCGTCAAAGACAAGAAGCTTGATGCTGGCGACATAGTTTCTTTTCATAGAGGTTCTTGTAATAAAGACAAGCTATTCATTGATTGGAAGAGACGACCAAAGATTCCTGATCATCAAGTCGTCGGAGCTATGTTCCCTAGGTTTTACTCTTACCCTTATCCTCAGATGCAGGCTAGTTATGAACGTCACAACCTTTATCATCGATATCAACGAGATATAGGAATTGGGTATTATGTGAGGTCAATGGATAGATATGATCCAACGGCTGTAATTGAATCTGTGCCGGTGATAATGCAAAGGAGAGCACATATGGCTACTATGGCTTCatcaagaagagagaagaggtTAAGGCTTTTTGGAGTGGATATGGAGTGCGGCAGAGGCGGCCGAGGAGGAGGAGCAAGTGTGAATAGCACGGAGGAAGAGTCTTCGACTTCCGGTGGTAGTATCTCACGTGGCGGCGTTTCTATGGCTGGTGTTGGCTCTCTACTCCAGTTGAGGTTAGTGAGCAGTGACGGCGATGATCAGTCTCTAGTTGCTATGGGAGCTGCTAATGAGGATCATCACTTGTTTACAAAGAAAGGAAAGTCTTCTTTGTCTTTCGATTTGGATAAATGA
- the LOC106391272 gene encoding uncharacterized protein LOC106391272 has translation MSPSPVNDFPGLYATAETGVFWDKEECEITDDLNAAQVLKNMRKALLGGGHRGPVTFNAYGDITGRDFESTDIKLNHFPAGEKNARHTKMLEDIVAWAAEHPEPSTLMLVMSDISQDFLDVVDLLTTKKNYRFNEVLPHSPPPPPRPLMLTLLTNGDSSD, from the exons ATGTCTCCTTCTCCCGTCAATGATTTCCCTGGCCTCTACGCCA CGGCGGAGACAGGTGTGTTCTGGGACAAGGAGGAATGCGAGATCACTGATGACTTGAACGCTGCTCAGGTTCTCAAGAACATGAGAAAAGCCCTTTTGGGTGGTGGTCATCGTGGTCCTGTCACATTCAACGCTTACGGTGATATAACTGGTCGTGACTTTGAATCAACCGACATCAAGCTCAATCATTTTCCCGCAG GAGAGAAAAACGCGAGACACACCAAAATGTTGGAGGACATTGTGGCTTGGGCAGCTGAGCATCCTGAACCATCGACGTTGATGTTAGTCATGAGTGACATCTCTCAAGACTTTCTCGATGTTGTTGATCTTTTGACGACCAAGAAAAATTACAGGTTTAATGAAGTGCTTCCAcattcaccaccaccaccaccaaggCCACTGATGCTGACTCTGTTGACTAATGGTGATTCTAGTGACTAA